AGCCAACGCCCCGCCGATCGACTGCCGGGCCGCCTCGGGGGCGTCGGCCGGCATCTCGGCGGCGAATCCGCTGGTCAGCAGGGAACCGAGGATCGCGATGCCGAGCGCGGTGCCGGCCTGCTGGACGGTGTCGTTCAGGGCCGAGCCGACGCCCGCCTTGTCCGCGGGGATGGTGCCCATGAGGGCGGCGACGGCGGCGGGCATCGCGAGTCCGGCGCCGAGTCCGAGCAGTCCCAGCGCCACGGCCGGGACGGTGAAGCCGGAGTCCGCGCCGACCGTGGCGAGGAGCGCGAAGGAGGCGGCCATCACGAGCATCCCGGCCAGGACGACGAACCGGTTGCCGATCCTCCCGGCGAGGTGCACGCCCGCCCCGTTGCCGGCCAGCGCCGCGAGGGCGAACGGCAGGAAGGCGAGGCCGGCCCGGACGGGGGAGTAGCCGAGGACGAACTGCAGGTACTGGGTGAGGACCAGCAGCAGACCGCCGTTGCCGATCTGCACCAGAGCCAGCGAGAGCGAACCGCCGCTGAAGTTGCGGTGCTTGAAGAGGACCAGCGGGACCATCGGCGAGGGGGTCACGTTCTCCCAGACCACGAACCCGGCCAGGCCGAGGACGGCGACCGCGAGGCCGAGGGTGGAGCGCCCGCCGAACGCGCCGTGCAGCGGAAGCTCGATGATCCACCAGACCAGGGAGGTCATGCCGACCGCGGAGAGCACCGCGCCGAGCGGGTCGGGCTTCTGCCAGGGCGCCCTGGACTCCGGCATCAGGGTCAAGGCGGCGACGACGGCGAGCACGACGACCGGGACGTTGATCAGGAAGATCGAGTGCCAGGAGAAGTGGTCGATGAGGACGCCGCCGAGGACCGGACTGCCGACCAGGCCCAGCATGGACACCGAGCCCCACGCCGCC
The window above is part of the Streptomyces sp. NBC_00425 genome. Proteins encoded here:
- a CDS encoding MFS transporter, which encodes METRSPRRWWILVVLCLSTLVLTIDSMALTVAVPSMTEDIGASAQDTQWILDSYILVFAGLLLTSGSLGDRFGRRRVMLIGLTLFGAASLAATFCTDPGEVIAVRTAMGVGGALIMPSTLSILITVFDEEERGRAMAAWGSVSMLGLVGSPVLGGVLIDHFSWHSIFLINVPVVVLAVVAALTLMPESRAPWQKPDPLGAVLSAVGMTSLVWWIIELPLHGAFGGRSTLGLAVAVLGLAGFVVWENVTPSPMVPLVLFKHRNFSGGSLSLALVQIGNGGLLLVLTQYLQFVLGYSPVRAGLAFLPFALAALAGNGAGVHLAGRIGNRFVVLAGMLVMAASFALLATVGADSGFTVPAVALGLLGLGAGLAMPAAVAALMGTIPADKAGVGSALNDTVQQAGTALGIAILGSLLTSGFAAEMPADAPEAARQSIGGALAAAGGDRTLVRAAREAFTASMTTTFTISAIGVLAAAALAALVMRDARPQQPVAEAPAEEPQPVA